A section of the Tenrec ecaudatus isolate mTenEca1 chromosome 10, mTenEca1.hap1, whole genome shotgun sequence genome encodes:
- the LOC142457962 gene encoding olfactory receptor 1J4-like, which produces MRRDNQSSVSEFLLQGLPIRPEQQSMFFALFLGMYLTTVLGNLLIILLIRLDSRLHTPMYFFLSHLALSDIFLSSVTVPRMLMSMKTHRHSISYIGCVLQVYFFILFGCVDNFLLAVMAYDRYVAICHPLHYTTIMRGDLCLFLVAGCWLLSCAHGLLHTLLMDQLSFCEETIIPHFFCDLAAVIKVSCSDTSLNELAIFTEGGLVIIVPLSSIFGSYICMVVTILKVLTIKRISKALSTCGSHLFVVSLYYGTLAGVYFFSSSGTSQDRDAIASVMYMVVTPMLNPFIYSLRNKDIKGAFEGFIRAKVLS; this is translated from the coding sequence ATGAGAAGGGACAACCAGAGCAGCGTGTCGGAATTCCTCCTCCAGGGGCTCCCCATCCGGCCAGAGCAGCAGAGTATGTTCTTTGCCCTCTTCCTGGGCATGTACCTCACCACCGTGCTggggaacctgctcatcatcctgctcATCAGGCTGGACTCTCGCCTGCACactcccatgtacttcttcctcagccACTTGGCCCTCAGTGACATCTTCCTTTCATCTGTGACTGTCCCAAGGATGCTAATGAGCATGAAAACTCACCGCCACTCAATATCCTATATCGGGTGCGTTTTGCAGGTGTACTTTTTCATACTCTTTGGGTGTGTTGACAACTTCCTTCTTGCAGTGATGGCCTATGACAGGTATGTGGCCATCTGTCATCCTCTGCACTACACCACAATAATGAGGGGTGATCTTTGTCTCTTCCTAGTGGCTGGATGCTGGCTCCTCTCTTGTGCCCATGGTCTGTTGCACACCCTCCTCATGGACCAGTTGTCCTTCTGTGAGGAGACTATCATCCCCCATTTCTTTTGTGATCTTGCTGCTGTCATCAAGGTCTCTTGCTCAGACACCTCTCTCAATGAGCTGGCTATCTTCACTGAGGGAGGATTGGTCATCATCGTGCCACTCAGCAGTATCTTTGGCTCATATATCTGCATGGTGGTCACCATCCTGAAAGTTCTCACCATCAAGAGAATCTCCAAAGCCTTGTCCACTTGTggttcccacctctttgtggtgtCTTTGTACTATGGGACACTGGCAGGGGTTTACTTTTTCTCCTCATCAGGCACATCCCAAGACAGGGATGCAATAGCTTCTGTCATGTACATGGTGGTCACGCCCATGCTGAACCCCTTCATATACAGCCTGAGGAATAAAGATATAAAAGGGGCTTTTGAGGGCTTTATCCGGGCCAAGGTCTTGTCTTGA